The segment TCCAAATATATTTTGTGGGAATCCTGCATTCAACCAGACATCCAATAGTAAATAAGTGCCTAGTGGGACAGTAACTGAAATGATTGTGTTTAGTATGAGTCTTTGGCGATTCAACACAAACAAAATCCCGAATACATACAAAACCATAGCGACCACTGCCCCAAGTATGTTTAATGTTGCTATAAAGAAAAAGGTTAGTCCTATAACTAGCAACAATTTATAAAGATGAATAGGTTTACTGAAAAAATTTTCTTCTCTTAGTACCTGTTTTAAATCCTTAGCAAACGCAATTCCTGTACAAATAATTAATAAAATCCCAATCCATAAGGGAAAGAACCCAGGTCCAACTTGTCCTGAACTATTTGTATAATCGTATTCTGTTCCCTTTATTGTAAAATATATGGAAAAGATTAATAATAAACCTGAAAATACAGCTCTCATTTCAACCCTCCTAAATGATACTTAAAATTAGAGGGGACTGTATCATTTTTCAAAGAGGCTATCTTATCATTGATGTATTATATGAAAGTCCCCTATAACTACATTGGTTTATTAGTCATCTAATGCCCCGAGATCTTCAAGAATGTTATTAAAAGTTGTTGTTGTTTCATCAAGGTATTCTGTAAAATCGTCGCCATATAAAATTTGTTCAGTCAGGTAATTATTTTGAATATACTCCGCCCATTCATCTGTTTCCGCTACTTCTTTCATTGTATCAATCCACCACTGCCGAACCTCCTCATCCACATCAGCTGGGAGGATTACCCCTCGAGGCATAGAAATATTTACATCGAACCCTTGATCAATGAACGTTGGAATATCTGGATAGTCAGGAAGTTGTTCTTCCCCACTAAAAGCAAGTGCACGCATATCACCGGACTCCAACTGACCAATCACACCACTAGGATTAGCTACCATTGCATCAAGGCTGTCTGAAAGAAGAGCAGATTGTAATTGACCCTCTGCATTAAAGGATACATATTCCAAATCAAGTCCAGCTTCTTCTCCAAATGTTTCCACAATCATACGATCTACATTGGCTACTCCAATGCCCCCAACATTCATTGTTTTTTCTTCCGCAGCTGCAATAAAATCCTCTAATGTTTCATATTCAGATTCTCCAGGTACAAGAAAAAACATATCATCTGTTGCCATCAAAGCTATGTGAGTGAAATCTTCATAATCCCAACCTGGATCGGATTGAAGCGGCGTTGTTATAAAACTTCCACTTGTGGTAGAAATATGATATGGGTTACCAGCGTTTTGAGATAAATGCCCCCATCCGACTGCTCCACTCCCGCCTTCACGATTCTCAGGAACAAGTTCTCCAGGATACAAATCGTATTCTTCCATAATTTTAATCATCTCTCTTGCCATAACATCATTACCCCCGCCGGGGCCAAAGGCGATGGTCCAATCCATGTCTTCCGTCGGATAATCTGCTTCAGCTGCTGCTCCATCTCCAGATGCATCTTCATTTGAGCAGCCAGAAATAATTAAACTAAAACCCAGTATAGCTACCAGCAAAAATAAAAGTTTTTTCATTTTTCTCCTCCTCTTTAATAAAGCGCTTACAAATATGAGTCATTTTTGGTTCAGCTGCATATCACAAGTGGCATATCAATCTTTTTGTACGACAAATAGACACAAAATATCCCTGTCTGATTAGTTTATTGTTTATATTCTGAAATTTATATTTAAAAAGTTCTTAATATAAACCTAAACTAAGACTATTCCAGTAAAAATTTACCTTTTTGTAGAAATCCCGTAAATTAAATAATCCTTCTATTCTTTCTATTTTGCTTTAACCCACGTTGAAGTAGCCGTTGCGGCTAACTTGCCATTTTCATTATATAACTCTGAACTCAAGGCAATAATCTTGCTTCCTTTTTTTATAAAACTTGATTCACAACGAATCATACCTTCCATAACTGGGCGCAAAAACTGAGTCTTCATTTCAAGGGTAACTGCGGTTCCGAGAAATTTTTCACAAAGATGTCCCATCGAAACGTCTAAAACAAAGGCAATCATCCCTCCATGAAGAGAACCCTGCGGATTAAACATAAAGTTCTTGCTTTCAAAATTAATGACACAGCTTTCCTCCTCATAGGAGAAGGAAAGGCCAAATAATTTTGCAAGGAAAAAATTCTCAAATTCTAGTTTTTCATTTTCTAATGCATGATAAAAACTTTCTTTCGCCTGTAATTTGTCCATCTAGTCCTCTCCTATGAATACTGAAAATTAGGTTTTCTTTTTTCAAGGAATGCTTGTACTCCTTCTTTATAGTCTTCAGTGTCAAATGAACTCGTGCGAAGATGTTCTGTATAATCATCATCTTCTGTTTGTCCTGAATTGATGAGGCCTATTATTTCTTTCATACTTCGAACAGTAAATTGTGCCTTCTTACAAATTGATTCTGCAAATTTGTATGTTTCTTCAGTAATTTCCTCAGGATTAAATACTTGATCTACCAATCCAATTCTACTCGCATGATTAACATCAATGTGACGGCCTGATAATAATATATATTTCGCTTGA is part of the Virgibacillus sp. NKC19-16 genome and harbors:
- a CDS encoding PaaI family thioesterase → MDKLQAKESFYHALENEKLEFENFFLAKLFGLSFSYEEESCVINFESKNFMFNPQGSLHGGMIAFVLDVSMGHLCEKFLGTAVTLEMKTQFLRPVMEGMIRCESSFIKKGSKIIALSSELYNENGKLAATATSTWVKAK
- a CDS encoding tripartite tricarboxylate transporter TctB family protein is translated as MRAVFSGLLLIFSIYFTIKGTEYDYTNSSGQVGPGFFPLWIGILLIICTGIAFAKDLKQVLREENFFSKPIHLYKLLLVIGLTFFFIATLNILGAVVAMVLYVFGILFVLNRQRLILNTIISVTVPLGTYLLLDVWLNAGFPQNIFGF
- a CDS encoding Bug family tripartite tricarboxylate transporter substrate binding protein, with the protein product MKKLLFLLVAILGFSLIISGCSNEDASGDGAAAEADYPTEDMDWTIAFGPGGGNDVMAREMIKIMEEYDLYPGELVPENREGGSGAVGWGHLSQNAGNPYHISTTSGSFITTPLQSDPGWDYEDFTHIALMATDDMFFLVPGESEYETLEDFIAAAEEKTMNVGGIGVANVDRMIVETFGEEAGLDLEYVSFNAEGQLQSALLSDSLDAMVANPSGVIGQLESGDMRALAFSGEEQLPDYPDIPTFIDQGFDVNISMPRGVILPADVDEEVRQWWIDTMKEVAETDEWAEYIQNNYLTEQILYGDDFTEYLDETTTTFNNILEDLGALDD